The Iamia majanohamensis genome window below encodes:
- a CDS encoding YibE/F family protein, giving the protein MAHDHDHDTTDLAPLEGSRLGRRLRLAGGVLLALAAIGLVVLWPRGDAPDLGEPGFREVDAMVLDVRPTTCPGLDVPGDVTCRLVEVRVTSGPDDGSFGSFAVRDIDPEVPDLEADDEVVLRDAVDAPEEFRYSYSDFQRAPPLLLLGLVFVVVVVVFGRLQGVRALLGLAASLLLLVTFLVPALLRGEPVLPVALVAGVVITGLALYLAHGFSTATSVAFLGTLAALVLVTILALLVVGAADLTGLAQTEAQTLTITAEGLDLRGLLIAGIVIGVLGSLDDVTITQVSAVAALRRADPSLGPVELYREAIRIGRDHVASSVNTLVLAYAGASLPLLLFFAQSSRDASRVITGEVVAVEIVRMLVGSIGLVAAVPLTTVVAAWALTRETAGMATAPEATPARREGRPLDWDDFGPADDLA; this is encoded by the coding sequence GTGGCCCACGACCACGACCACGACACCACGGACCTGGCGCCCCTCGAGGGCAGTCGCCTCGGACGGCGGCTGCGCCTCGCGGGAGGGGTGCTGCTGGCCCTCGCCGCCATCGGCCTGGTGGTGCTCTGGCCCCGGGGCGATGCCCCCGACCTGGGCGAACCCGGCTTCCGCGAGGTCGACGCCATGGTCCTCGACGTGCGCCCGACCACGTGCCCCGGCCTCGACGTCCCCGGCGACGTCACCTGCCGCCTCGTCGAGGTCCGGGTCACCTCCGGCCCCGACGACGGCTCCTTCGGGAGCTTCGCGGTGCGCGACATCGACCCCGAGGTGCCCGATCTGGAGGCCGACGACGAGGTCGTCCTCCGCGACGCCGTCGACGCCCCCGAGGAGTTCCGCTACTCCTACTCCGACTTCCAGCGGGCGCCGCCGCTCCTGCTGCTCGGGCTGGTCTTCGTCGTGGTGGTCGTGGTCTTCGGCCGCCTGCAGGGCGTGCGCGCCCTGCTCGGCCTGGCCGCCAGCCTCCTGCTGCTCGTGACCTTCCTCGTCCCCGCCCTGCTGCGGGGCGAGCCGGTCCTGCCCGTGGCCCTCGTCGCCGGGGTGGTCATCACCGGGCTGGCCCTCTACCTGGCCCACGGCTTCTCCACGGCCACGAGCGTGGCCTTCCTCGGCACCCTCGCCGCGCTCGTGCTGGTGACGATCCTCGCGCTGCTCGTGGTGGGGGCGGCGGACCTCACCGGCCTGGCCCAGACCGAGGCCCAGACCCTCACCATCACCGCCGAGGGCCTCGACCTGCGGGGCCTGCTCATCGCCGGCATCGTCATCGGCGTCCTCGGCAGCCTCGACGACGTCACCATCACCCAGGTCTCCGCGGTGGCCGCGCTGCGGCGGGCCGACCCGTCGCTCGGCCCGGTCGAGCTCTACCGGGAGGCCATCCGCATCGGGCGGGACCACGTCGCCTCCAGCGTCAACACCCTCGTCCTCGCCTACGCCGGCGCCAGCCTGCCCCTGCTGCTGTTCTTCGCCCAGAGCTCGCGGGACGCCTCCCGGGTGATCACCGGTGAGGTCGTGGCGGTGGAGATCGTCCGCATGCTCGTCGGCTCCATCGGGCTGGTGGCCGCCGTGCCCCTCACCACGGTCGTGGCCGCCTGGGCCCTCACCCGGGAGACGGCCGGGATGGCCACCGCGCCGGAGGCGACCCCCGCCCGTCGGGAGGGCCGGCCCCTCGACTGGGACGACTTCGGCCCCGCCGACGACCTGGCCTGA
- a CDS encoding metal ABC transporter substrate-binding protein, producing MRRVRPLLVVPAAVLALAAVGCGSDDGGGASGAGPTVAVTTSLLGDVVEEMVGDQAEVVVLMPPGADPHQTSLSAQQAAEVREADALVTNGGGFEEGMLDGLEAAESDGVPTYEALEAVEPLEATAHAHEDGEHVGDEEHADEGEGEHAGDEEHADEGEHEGEGEHAGDEEHAEGEHDHGDVDPHFFTDPARMAVAAEGIAEFLGTEVPALDTEAFRGSAAAEVAALEALDAEVEDVLAAVPAEDRKLVTNHEVFGYFADRYGFEVVGAVVPGGSTGAEPSAGELDELASTLEAEGVPAIFADVSSPESLSDALASEVGDVEVVALYTESLGEEGSDGETYDAMVRTNAERIVDALT from the coding sequence ATGCGCCGTGTCCGTCCCCTCCTCGTCGTCCCCGCCGCCGTGCTGGCCCTGGCTGCGGTCGGCTGCGGCAGCGACGACGGGGGCGGGGCGTCCGGTGCCGGGCCGACGGTGGCGGTCACCACCTCGCTGCTGGGGGACGTGGTCGAGGAGATGGTCGGCGACCAGGCGGAGGTGGTGGTGCTCATGCCGCCGGGCGCCGACCCGCACCAGACGTCGCTCTCGGCCCAGCAGGCCGCCGAGGTCCGCGAGGCGGACGCACTGGTCACCAACGGGGGCGGCTTCGAGGAGGGGATGCTCGACGGCCTGGAGGCGGCGGAGTCCGACGGTGTGCCCACCTACGAGGCGCTGGAGGCCGTGGAGCCCCTCGAGGCGACCGCGCACGCGCACGAGGACGGCGAGCACGTCGGGGACGAGGAGCACGCCGACGAGGGCGAGGGCGAGCACGCCGGGGACGAGGAGCACGCCGACGAGGGTGAGCACGAGGGCGAGGGCGAGCACGCCGGGGACGAGGAGCACGCCGAGGGTGAGCACGACCACGGCGACGTCGACCCGCACTTCTTCACCGACCCGGCCCGGATGGCGGTGGCCGCCGAGGGCATCGCCGAGTTCCTGGGCACCGAGGTGCCGGCCCTCGACACCGAGGCCTTCCGGGGGTCGGCGGCGGCCGAGGTCGCGGCCCTGGAGGCCCTCGACGCCGAGGTGGAGGACGTCCTGGCGGCGGTCCCGGCCGAGGACCGCAAGCTGGTCACCAACCACGAGGTGTTCGGCTACTTCGCCGACCGCTACGGCTTCGAGGTCGTGGGCGCGGTCGTCCCCGGGGGGTCGACGGGCGCCGAGCCCAGCGCCGGGGAGCTCGACGAGCTGGCCTCGACGCTGGAGGCCGAGGGCGTCCCGGCCATCTTCGCCGACGTGTCCTCGCCCGAGAGCCTGTCCGACGCCCTGGCCTCCGAGGTCGGCGACGTCGAGGTGGTCGCGCTCTACACCGAGTCCCTCGGCGAGGAGGGCTCCGACGGCGAGACCTACGACGCCATGGTGCGCACCAACGCCGAGCGCATCGTCGACGCCCTGACCTGA
- a CDS encoding glycosyltransferase family 4 protein translates to MDVLVCATQVPHMRGGLEQLVEGLVVALEAAGHRAEAVRIPAAWDRERLLDAPLAWRSVPLDADVVIPVNFPAYYARHPRKVVWLAHQHRAAYDGIGQAWSDIGLDDDSLEVQRQLTAWDTRALDEAVARFTISGVVSDRMARFCGLDSEPLHHPPPLADRLAPSPLGDRIVSIGRLEANKRPALLLDALGAASTDVAGVLAGRGSQADALATRAAAAGLDGRLEMPGYVSDDAVVDLLGDALAVLYAPYDEDYGYVTLQAFLAGRPVITTADAGGVLEWVTDGETGIVTDGSPEELGAAVDRLAGDRELAARMGAAGRERADALGWPEVVERLLGAAG, encoded by the coding sequence GTGGACGTCCTGGTCTGCGCCACCCAGGTGCCGCACATGCGAGGCGGGCTCGAGCAGCTGGTCGAGGGGCTCGTGGTCGCCCTGGAGGCGGCCGGGCACCGGGCCGAGGCCGTCCGCATCCCGGCGGCGTGGGACCGCGAGCGGCTCCTCGACGCCCCGCTGGCGTGGCGGTCGGTCCCCCTCGACGCCGACGTGGTGATCCCGGTCAACTTCCCCGCCTACTACGCCCGCCACCCGCGGAAGGTGGTGTGGCTGGCCCACCAGCACCGGGCCGCCTACGACGGCATCGGCCAGGCGTGGAGCGACATCGGCCTCGACGACGACAGCCTCGAGGTCCAGCGCCAGCTGACCGCCTGGGACACCCGGGCCCTCGACGAGGCCGTCGCCCGCTTCACCATCTCGGGGGTGGTGTCGGACCGCATGGCCCGCTTCTGCGGCCTCGACAGCGAGCCGCTGCACCACCCGCCCCCGCTGGCCGACCGCCTGGCCCCGTCGCCGCTCGGCGACCGCATCGTCAGCATCGGGCGCCTGGAGGCCAACAAGCGCCCCGCGCTCCTGCTCGACGCCCTCGGGGCGGCCTCGACCGACGTCGCCGGCGTGCTCGCCGGTCGGGGCAGCCAGGCCGACGCCCTGGCCACCCGCGCTGCGGCCGCAGGCCTCGACGGGCGGCTGGAGATGCCGGGCTACGTGAGCGACGACGCCGTGGTCGACCTGCTGGGCGACGCCCTGGCCGTCCTCTACGCGCCCTACGACGAGGACTACGGCTACGTGACCCTCCAGGCCTTCCTGGCCGGCCGCCCGGTCATCACCACCGCCGACGCCGGCGGGGTGCTCGAGTGGGTGACCGACGGGGAGACCGGCATCGTCACCGACGGCAGCCCCGAGGAGCTGGGCGCCGCCGTCGACCGGCTGGCCGGCGACCGCGAGCTGGCCGCCCGCATGGGTGCGGCGGGGCGGGAGCGGGCGGACGCCCTCGGGTGGCCGGAGGTCGTCGAGCGCCTGCTCGGCGCGGCGGGGTGA
- a CDS encoding glycosyltransferase family 4 protein has protein sequence MDARRIAFVPPRYGPDVVGGAEAVVRQVAHGLADRGWEVEVLTTCARDHYTWANVERPGPGLDRTASGAEVHVRRFPMVRDTPGEVRARVEAALATGDVPSLGEQEAWMNDGPRSPELFHHVLDEAERFRAVVVSPYLFWTTFAVGAIAPERTLLRPCLHDEPYARLELFEPLLTGSAGVWLQTDPELDLYRSISTPPAQTAVVGEGVPVPDRYDPEGFRRRHDLGDRPFVLYGGRREGAKGWEGLLDAFADAVRKEDLDLTLVTYGVGEVHAPPDLPGRVVDLGFVDDATRDDAVAAASAYLQPSALESFSRTVMEAWLAGTPVIANGAGDVVRWHIERSGAGLTYDDDVELEQALRFVAEAPDAAAALAAPGRDYVLDHYTWPATLDRMEATLDEWFPA, from the coding sequence GTGGACGCCCGCCGCATCGCCTTCGTGCCGCCCCGGTACGGGCCCGACGTCGTCGGCGGGGCCGAGGCCGTCGTGCGCCAGGTCGCCCACGGCCTGGCCGACCGGGGGTGGGAGGTCGAGGTGCTCACCACCTGCGCCCGCGACCACTACACCTGGGCCAACGTCGAGCGCCCCGGCCCCGGCCTCGACCGCACCGCGTCGGGCGCCGAGGTGCACGTGCGCCGCTTCCCCATGGTGCGCGACACCCCCGGCGAGGTCCGGGCCCGGGTCGAGGCCGCCCTCGCCACCGGCGACGTGCCGTCGCTGGGCGAGCAGGAGGCGTGGATGAACGACGGGCCCCGCTCGCCCGAGCTGTTCCACCACGTGCTCGACGAGGCCGAGCGGTTCCGGGCCGTGGTCGTGTCGCCCTACCTGTTCTGGACGACCTTCGCGGTGGGGGCCATCGCCCCCGAGCGGACCCTGCTCCGCCCGTGCCTGCACGACGAGCCCTACGCCCGCCTCGAGCTGTTCGAGCCCCTCCTCACCGGATCGGCCGGGGTGTGGCTGCAGACCGACCCCGAGCTCGACCTCTACCGCTCGATCAGCACCCCGCCGGCCCAGACCGCGGTGGTCGGCGAGGGCGTGCCCGTCCCCGACCGCTACGACCCCGAGGGCTTCCGCCGCCGCCACGACCTGGGCGACCGCCCCTTCGTGCTCTACGGCGGGCGCCGGGAGGGGGCCAAGGGGTGGGAGGGCCTGCTCGACGCCTTCGCCGACGCCGTCCGCAAGGAGGACCTGGACCTCACCCTCGTCACCTACGGGGTGGGCGAGGTCCACGCCCCGCCCGACCTGCCGGGCCGGGTGGTCGACCTCGGCTTCGTCGACGACGCCACCCGCGACGACGCCGTGGCCGCGGCATCCGCCTACCTCCAGCCCTCCGCGCTCGAGAGCTTCTCCCGCACGGTGATGGAGGCCTGGCTGGCCGGCACCCCCGTCATCGCCAACGGTGCCGGCGACGTCGTCCGGTGGCACATCGAGCGCTCCGGCGCGGGGCTCACCTACGACGACGACGTCGAGCTGGAGCAGGCCCTCCGCTTCGTGGCCGAGGCGCCCGACGCGGCCGCCGCCCTCGCCGCCCCCGGCCGCGACTACGTGCTCGACCACTACACCTGGCCGGCCACGCTCGACCGCATGGAGGCCACCCTCGACGAGTGGTTCCCGGCATGA
- a CDS encoding glycosyltransferase family 4 protein has protein sequence MSAPETAVGGAEAGRATGGRERILVVSPYPPVRDGIGAYALQQVRSLRRQGHHVEVLSPTPSAAHHHADLRGPAGAAALARIGTGFDRVVVHLHPDVIYRLPPTAGARLGTGLAYGAAFRRLAHVELRVHEIDHRWADPSDPTSRATAFMLKGADLLTVHSEEQRSHLVDGFGVPGDRVHLVDHGADFAPRTTADRARARASLGLPPDDHVFLCIGFVQPHKGFDRAARAFVGLGGRGARLDVVGSARLGDQATRDHVAELRAIAAREPDVHLHLGFVSDEMFDRWIVAADTVVLPYRHIWSSSVAERAALFDRPVIATRVGGLAHQVERLPGAVLVDDNRGLARALAEAVGSPAEAATPSSWPGADGDDVRSTVQAEVRARAAAARGGLPVAGRGPTGDDAPSPSAPVRRLAPLRPPAPVSARPGVSAVKRLMHRLLAWELTPITDQVNSLQRATADALDRTAPPPDPHDDDADDQH, from the coding sequence ATGAGCGCCCCGGAGACCGCCGTCGGCGGCGCCGAGGCCGGCCGGGCGACCGGCGGCCGGGAGCGCATCCTCGTGGTGTCGCCCTACCCGCCGGTGCGCGACGGCATCGGGGCCTACGCCCTCCAGCAGGTGCGCAGCCTCCGTCGCCAGGGCCACCACGTCGAGGTCCTCTCCCCCACCCCGTCGGCCGCCCACCACCACGCCGACCTCCGGGGGCCCGCCGGCGCCGCCGCGCTGGCCCGCATCGGCACCGGCTTCGACCGCGTCGTGGTCCACCTCCACCCCGACGTGATCTACCGGCTCCCGCCCACCGCCGGCGCCCGCCTGGGGACCGGCCTGGCCTACGGCGCCGCGTTCCGGCGCCTGGCCCACGTGGAGCTGCGGGTCCACGAGATCGACCACCGCTGGGCCGACCCGTCGGACCCCACCTCGCGGGCCACCGCCTTCATGCTGAAGGGGGCCGACCTGCTGACCGTGCACTCCGAGGAGCAGCGGTCCCACCTGGTCGACGGCTTCGGCGTGCCCGGCGACCGCGTCCACCTGGTCGACCACGGCGCCGACTTCGCCCCCCGCACCACCGCCGACCGGGCGCGGGCCCGGGCCAGCCTCGGGCTCCCCCCCGACGACCACGTCTTCCTCTGCATCGGCTTCGTCCAGCCCCACAAGGGCTTCGACCGGGCCGCCCGGGCCTTCGTGGGCCTCGGCGGGAGGGGGGCTCGCCTCGACGTGGTCGGCTCGGCCCGCCTCGGCGACCAGGCCACCCGCGACCACGTCGCCGAGCTGCGGGCCATCGCGGCGCGCGAGCCCGACGTGCACCTCCACCTCGGGTTCGTGAGCGACGAGATGTTCGACCGGTGGATCGTGGCCGCCGACACGGTGGTGCTCCCCTACCGCCACATCTGGTCCTCCAGCGTGGCCGAGCGGGCCGCCCTGTTCGACCGGCCCGTCATCGCCACCCGGGTCGGTGGCCTGGCCCACCAGGTCGAGCGCCTGCCCGGCGCCGTCCTCGTCGACGACAACCGGGGCCTGGCCCGGGCCCTGGCCGAGGCCGTGGGGTCCCCGGCCGAGGCCGCGACCCCGTCCAGCTGGCCCGGGGCCGACGGCGACGACGTGCGCAGCACCGTCCAGGCCGAGGTGCGGGCCCGGGCCGCGGCCGCGCGGGGCGGCCTGCCCGTCGCGGGACGGGGCCCCACGGGGGACGACGCCCCCTCGCCCTCCGCCCCCGTGCGCCGCCTCGCACCCCTCCGCCCGCCCGCCCCGGTGTCGGCCCGGCCCGGGGTCAGCGCGGTGAAGCGCCTCATGCACCGGCTCCTGGCCTGGGAGCTCACGCCCATCACCGACCAGGTGAACAGCCTCCAGCGGGCCACCGCCGACGCCCTGGACCGCACCGCGCCCCCACCCGATCCCCACGACGACGACGCCGATGACCAGCACTGA
- a CDS encoding UbiA family prenyltransferase has translation MRARLRLALAVVRPAVVTLVVLSAVAGVAQGGGAVGLGRLGLLAVAVVGSLACAVAVNDLSDQAIDRVNLGHDPGRLLVAGSHRRQLAAVAAVAAGLALAAAGLLGLRAALLVLGALALAAAYSLRPVRLADRGVVAPLLLPLGYVAVPYLLGVLAARDHLVAGDLALLGGLYAGFVGRIVLKDLRDVRGDALFGKRTFLVRHGRLATCRVSAAGWLAGLAVLPAVREATPVLVAAWVGLTGLALVLLRGLAAAGGPRRDEAIVGGLALCGRGVVVLVIAHLTLVDAGWAPAGAAPVLVAVAATTVGQVLSMVHHGPRSGLVLDPAVAGPSGAAGAQVTTSG, from the coding sequence GTGAGGGCCCGTCTCCGTCTGGCCCTGGCCGTGGTGCGCCCTGCGGTCGTGACCCTGGTGGTGCTCTCTGCCGTGGCCGGCGTGGCCCAGGGCGGTGGCGCGGTCGGTCTCGGTCGGCTGGGACTGCTCGCGGTGGCGGTCGTGGGCTCCCTCGCCTGTGCCGTGGCCGTCAACGACCTGTCCGACCAGGCCATCGACCGGGTGAACCTGGGTCACGACCCGGGGCGGCTCCTCGTCGCCGGCTCCCACCGGCGACAGCTGGCGGCCGTCGCCGCGGTGGCAGCCGGCCTCGCCCTTGCGGCAGCCGGTCTGCTCGGGCTGCGCGCCGCCCTCCTGGTCCTGGGTGCGCTGGCCCTGGCGGCGGCCTACTCGCTGCGTCCGGTGCGCCTGGCCGACCGCGGCGTGGTCGCCCCGCTCCTCCTGCCCCTCGGCTACGTCGCGGTGCCCTACCTGCTGGGCGTCCTGGCCGCGCGAGACCACCTCGTCGCCGGCGACCTGGCCCTGCTGGGTGGGCTCTACGCCGGCTTCGTGGGCCGGATCGTGCTGAAGGACCTCCGCGACGTGCGGGGTGACGCGCTGTTCGGCAAGCGCACGTTCCTGGTCCGCCACGGGCGGTTGGCCACCTGTCGCGTGAGCGCCGCCGGGTGGCTCGCCGGGCTGGCCGTGCTCCCCGCCGTCCGGGAGGCGACGCCGGTGCTCGTCGCGGCCTGGGTGGGCCTCACCGGGCTCGCCCTCGTCCTGCTCCGAGGACTGGCCGCCGCAGGCGGGCCCCGTCGCGACGAGGCGATCGTGGGTGGTCTGGCGCTGTGCGGACGCGGTGTGGTGGTGCTGGTCATCGCCCACCTGACCCTCGTCGACGCCGGGTGGGCCCCGGCGGGGGCGGCGCCGGTGCTGGTCGCCGTGGCCGCCACCACCGTCGGGCAGGTGCTGTCGATGGTGCACCACGGGCCCCGCTCGGGCCTGGTGCTGGACCCGGCCGTCGCCGGGCCGTCGGGGGCCGCCGGTGCGCAGGTCACCACATCCGGGTGA
- a CDS encoding class I SAM-dependent methyltransferase produces MTPTPTTAPIGLAPGAPAEAAGQDAAKYGTSNPVVARLLGRWMDEMHEVVGTVSGTVVDVGVGEGLALERMVPGGHPTVGLEYRIDKARAADARLPWLAPVSGDAGMLPFPDSCADLVTCIELLEHLPTYRPAVTELARITRGRCVVSVPWEPWFRLGNLGRGKNLGRLGNDPEHVQAFTPKSLVRALRRGFRDVDLHPCFPWLIAECRGPKHP; encoded by the coding sequence ATGACCCCGACCCCCACCACCGCGCCCATCGGGCTCGCCCCCGGCGCCCCCGCCGAGGCCGCCGGCCAGGACGCGGCCAAGTACGGCACGTCGAACCCCGTGGTGGCCCGCCTGCTGGGCCGCTGGATGGACGAGATGCACGAGGTCGTGGGCACGGTGTCGGGCACCGTGGTCGACGTGGGTGTGGGCGAGGGCCTGGCCCTCGAGCGCATGGTCCCCGGCGGCCACCCCACGGTGGGCCTGGAGTACCGCATCGACAAGGCCCGGGCCGCGGATGCCCGCCTGCCGTGGCTGGCCCCGGTGTCCGGCGACGCCGGCATGCTGCCGTTCCCCGACAGCTGCGCCGACCTGGTCACCTGCATCGAGCTGCTCGAGCACCTGCCCACCTACCGGCCCGCGGTCACCGAGCTGGCCCGCATCACCCGGGGCCGCTGCGTGGTCTCGGTGCCCTGGGAGCCCTGGTTCCGCCTGGGCAACCTGGGCCGGGGCAAGAACCTGGGCCGGCTGGGCAACGACCCCGAGCACGTCCAGGCCTTCACGCCCAAGAGCCTGGTGCGGGCCCTGCGACGCGGCTTCCGCGACGTGGACCTGCACCCCTGCTTCCCGTGGCTGATCGCCGAGTGCCGGGGGCCCAAGCACCCCTGA
- a CDS encoding glycosyltransferase family 2 protein: MSPHLSVLLPAYNEAENLAELVPEIGKVLEAAGISHEIVVVDDGSTDGTRKVMEGLRSDTVRSIRLRRNSGKSAALAVGVEQVQGELLALMDADGQDDPEELPRLMAHMDEAGLDLVTGRRSVRNDRFVKRTTSKLYNGATARVTGVPGRDFNSGLKVMTTELARSVELYGELHRYIPVLAVWNGYKVGEVDVEHHERRHGSSKFGRARFWRGFLDLVTVKFLTTYTARPFHLFGGLGFIIGLLGAVLLAWMAVERVMGYEIGTRPALQAGVLLVVVAVQMVSLGLLGELMVNLRRRRSLDSAAEGDLR; this comes from the coding sequence GTGTCCCCCCACCTGTCGGTCCTGCTGCCGGCGTACAACGAGGCCGAGAACCTGGCCGAGCTGGTGCCCGAGATCGGCAAGGTCCTGGAGGCGGCGGGCATCAGCCACGAGATCGTCGTCGTCGACGACGGCAGCACCGACGGCACCCGCAAGGTCATGGAGGGGCTGCGCAGCGACACGGTCCGCTCCATCCGCCTGCGGCGCAACTCGGGCAAGTCGGCGGCCCTGGCGGTGGGCGTCGAGCAGGTCCAGGGCGAACTCCTGGCCCTCATGGACGCCGACGGCCAGGACGACCCCGAGGAGCTGCCCCGTCTCATGGCCCACATGGACGAGGCCGGCCTCGACCTCGTGACCGGTCGCCGGTCGGTGCGCAACGACCGCTTCGTGAAGCGGACGACCTCGAAGCTCTACAACGGCGCCACCGCCCGGGTCACCGGCGTGCCCGGCCGCGACTTCAACTCCGGGCTCAAGGTGATGACCACCGAGCTGGCCCGCAGCGTCGAGCTCTACGGCGAGCTCCACCGCTACATCCCGGTGCTGGCGGTGTGGAACGGCTACAAGGTCGGCGAGGTCGACGTCGAGCACCACGAGCGCCGCCACGGCAGCTCGAAGTTCGGCCGGGCCCGCTTCTGGCGGGGGTTCCTCGACCTGGTGACGGTGAAGTTCCTCACGACCTACACGGCCCGCCCGTTCCACCTCTTCGGCGGCCTCGGCTTCATCATCGGCCTCCTCGGCGCCGTCCTGCTGGCCTGGATGGCCGTCGAGCGCGTCATGGGCTACGAGATCGGGACCCGCCCGGCCCTCCAGGCCGGCGTGCTCCTCGTCGTGGTGGCCGTGCAGATGGTGTCGCTCGGCCTCCTGGGCGAGCTGATGGTGAACCTGCGCCGGCGGCGCAGCCTCGACTCCGCCGCCGAGGGAGACCTGCGATGA
- a CDS encoding GDP-mannose 4,6-dehydratase, producing MRALVTGAGGFVGGHLVAHLADAGDEVTTTDPSHGGADVTDADAVAAEVADAAPEVIYHLAGWANVGTSWDHPAQVFRVNAEGTLNVLAAARAAGVARVVAVSSADVYGKAPPEEMPLTEESPLRPTSPYAASKVAADYLGLQAWLGHGLEVMRVRAFNHLGPGQSDGFMASALASRIARAERDGGEVLPIGDLTARRDHTDVRDVVRAYRLLATDGAPGEAYNVCSGHDVAVQDVADALLAMARTDLRFEVDEALLRPVDLPVLKGSHAKLTAATGWEPAISLEETLADLLDDWRTRLADGA from the coding sequence ATGAGGGCCCTGGTCACGGGGGCCGGGGGCTTCGTGGGCGGCCACCTGGTGGCGCACCTCGCCGACGCCGGCGACGAGGTCACCACGACCGACCCCAGCCACGGCGGCGCCGACGTCACCGACGCCGACGCGGTGGCGGCCGAGGTGGCCGACGCCGCCCCCGAGGTGATCTACCACCTCGCCGGGTGGGCCAACGTGGGCACCTCCTGGGACCACCCCGCCCAGGTCTTCCGGGTCAACGCCGAGGGCACGCTGAACGTGCTCGCCGCGGCGCGGGCCGCCGGCGTGGCGCGGGTGGTGGCCGTGTCCAGCGCGGACGTCTACGGCAAGGCCCCGCCGGAGGAGATGCCCCTCACCGAGGAGAGCCCGCTGCGGCCCACCTCCCCCTACGCGGCGTCGAAGGTGGCGGCCGACTACCTCGGCCTGCAGGCCTGGCTGGGCCATGGCCTCGAGGTGATGCGGGTCCGGGCCTTCAACCACCTCGGCCCCGGCCAGTCCGACGGGTTCATGGCCTCGGCCCTGGCCAGCCGCATCGCCCGGGCCGAGCGCGACGGCGGCGAGGTCCTGCCCATCGGCGACCTCACCGCCCGCCGCGACCACACCGACGTCCGCGACGTGGTGCGGGCCTACCGCCTCCTCGCCACCGACGGCGCGCCGGGCGAGGCCTACAACGTGTGCTCCGGCCACGACGTGGCCGTCCAGGACGTGGCCGACGCCCTGCTCGCCATGGCCCGCACCGACCTGCGCTTCGAGGTCGACGAGGCCCTGCTGCGGCCCGTCGACCTCCCGGTGCTGAAGGGGTCCCACGCCAAGCTCACCGCCGCCACCGGCTGGGAACCGGCGATCAGCCTCGAGGAAACCCTCGCCGACCTCCTCGACGACTGGCGCACCCGCCTGGCCGACGGCGCCTGA
- the msrA gene encoding peptide-methionine (S)-S-oxide reductase MsrA: protein MFLRRKMEMVEPEKALPGHDSPMPVPATHAVLGTPLRPPFPEGTRTVVFALGCFWGAERLFWQTPGVHTTAVGYVGGYTPNPTYEEVCSGRTGHTEAVLVAYDPEQVSLPTLLKVFWEGHDPTQGMRQGNDVGTQYRSGIYGLSGDELAAAQASRDQFQARLAENGFGDITTEIADGGEFFYAEDYHQQYLHRVPGGYCGLGGTGVSCPVGVVDAD from the coding sequence ATGTTCCTGCGCCGCAAGATGGAGATGGTCGAGCCCGAGAAGGCCCTGCCCGGCCACGACTCCCCCATGCCCGTCCCCGCCACCCACGCCGTGCTGGGCACGCCCCTACGGCCTCCGTTCCCGGAGGGCACCCGCACCGTGGTGTTCGCCCTGGGCTGCTTCTGGGGCGCGGAGCGCCTCTTCTGGCAGACGCCCGGGGTCCACACCACCGCGGTGGGCTACGTCGGGGGCTACACCCCGAACCCCACCTACGAGGAGGTGTGCTCGGGGCGCACGGGCCACACCGAGGCCGTGCTGGTCGCCTACGACCCCGAGCAGGTGAGCCTGCCCACGCTGCTCAAGGTGTTCTGGGAGGGCCACGACCCGACCCAGGGCATGCGCCAGGGCAACGACGTGGGCACCCAGTACCGCTCGGGCATCTACGGCCTCTCCGGCGACGAGCTCGCCGCGGCCCAGGCCAGCCGGGACCAGTTCCAGGCCAGACTGGCCGAGAACGGCTTCGGCGACATCACCACCGAGATCGCCGACGGCGGCGAGTTCTTCTACGCCGAGGACTACCACCAGCAGTACCTCCACAGGGTCCCCGGCGGCTACTGCGGCCTGGGCGGCACGGGCGTCTCCTGCCCCGTGGGCGTCGTCGACGCCGACTGA